A window from Labrus mixtus chromosome 14, fLabMix1.1, whole genome shotgun sequence encodes these proteins:
- the ripk4 gene encoding receptor-interacting serine/threonine-protein kinase 4, which produces MDVPDSPHGKMGLLRTFDCSEFGSWEKIGSGGFGQVYKVRHVQWKTWLAIKCPPCLHMDDKERSELLEEAKKMEAAKFRYILPVYGICEDPQGLVMEYMETGSLETLLATEMLPWELRFRIIHETAVGMNFLHCMNPPLLHLDLKPANILLDAHYHVKISDFGLARWNGLSRADDISRDGFCGTIAYLPPESIIQKDRVSDTKHDVYSFSIVIWGILTQKKPYQGENNILQIMVKVVKGVRPDLGAVPRSRPSACTGFLSLMMRCWATKPDARPSFQEITSEAEELCSKPQEEPKTPTLSTSEPEPMSPKALTSDQVKDNKPVRPKSAMLPDKDCSLSELLSQVDSGISRSFDRVKEESCHSKENTCKRLSGISSADSAFSSQDSITLSFEKENTCDSAEVQKRKLCEAIRIKDTAKLMKILQPQDVDLLLDGGGSLLHHAITMTNEEAVKFLLLNNANPNLANTRGSTPLHLATERHLKPLAELLLGRRSTNVNAKDEDQYTALHWAAQNGDEAITRLLLDRGANINEADGQGRTPAHVACQHGQENVIRVLLSRGADVQIKGKDNWTALHLAAWQGHLGIVKLLVKQAGADVDGQTTDGRTPLHLASQRGQYRVARILIELGADIHTTSAGLNTQLHVAAETGHTSTSRLLIKHKADIHAQNAKGLTPLHLASQRGHLATVKMLIEEGADPQRSNQALRTPGHLAAENGHCEVLKELLLHCPEGGALLDEQGLSPLHLAVQGGYSNIITMLLPQDCKDLITDSSVTPAAEEPAEPEVKPLQRKVVILKLTEHHDDCPQPSGSQCATALC; this is translated from the exons ATGGACGTCCCGGATTCTCCTCACGGGAAAATGGGGCTGCTGAGAACCTTTGATTGCTCTGAGTTTGGCAGCTGGGAGAAAATAGGCTCAGGTGGATTTGGACAAGTATACAAAGTCCGGCACGTACAGTGGAAAACATGGCTGGCTATCAAGTGCCCTCCCTGCCTTCATATGGATGACAA GGAGCGCTccgagctgctggaggaggctAAGAAGATGGAAGCAGCCAAGTTCAGATACATCCTGCCCGTGTACGGGATCTGTGAGGACCCTCAGGGCCTGGTCATGGAGTACATGGAGACCGGCTCCCTGGAGACCCTGCTGGCCACAGAAATGCTGCCCTGGGAGCTCCGCTTCCGCATCATCCACGAGACCGCCGTGGGGATGAACTTCCTGCACTGCATGAACCCTCCGCTGCTCCACCTGGACCTGAAGCCCGCCAACATCCTGCTGGACGCTCACTACCATGTCAAG ATTTCAGATTTTGGCCTGGCCCGCTGGAATGGTCTGTCACGGGCTGATGACATCAGCAGAGACGGCTTCTGTGGCACCATCGCCTACCTGCCGCCTGAGAGCATCATCCAGAAGGACCGAGTGTCAGACACCAAGCATGACGTCTACAG TTTCTCCATTGTAATCTGGGGGATCCTGACGCAGAAGAAACCGTACCAAG GAGAGAATAACATCCTTCAGATCATGGTGAAGGTGGTGAAGGGGGTCCGTCCAGACCTGGGTGCAGTGCCTCGCTCTAGACCGTCAGCCTGTACAGGCTTCCTGAGTCTCATGATGCGCTGCTGGGCCACAAAACCTGATGCCAGACCCAGCTTCCAGG AAATCACGTCTGAAGCTGAGGAACTGTGCTCTAAACCTCAAGAGGAGCCCAAGACGCCAACTTTATCCACATCTGAGCCCGAGCCAATGTCCCCCAAAGCACTCACTAGTGACCAG GTTAAAGACAACAAGCCCGTGCGTCCAAAGTCAGCCATGTTGCCAGATAAAGACTGCAGCCTGTCTGAGCTGCTGAGCCAGGTGGATTCTGGGATTTCCAGGAGTTTTGATCGAGTGAAAGAGGAGAGCTGCCACAGCAAAGAGAACACCTGCAAGCGACTGTCGGGCATCTCTTCAGCCGACTCCGCCTTCTCCTCCCAAGACTCCATCACTCTGTCgtttgagaaagaaaacacatgtg ATTCTGCTGAGGTCCAGAAGAGAAAACTGTGTGAGGCCATCAGAATCAAAGACACCGCCAAGCTAATGAAGATCCTCCAGCCTCAGGATGTCGATCTCCTTCTCGACGGCGGAGGTAGCCTGCTCCATCACGCCATCACCATGACCAATGAAGAGGCTGTCAAGTTCCTCCTCCTGAACAACGCCAATCCCAACCTTGCCAACACCCGTGGCTCCACCCCTCTGCACCTGGCCACGGAGCGGCACCTGAAGCCGCTGGCAGAACTCCTGCTGGGCCGCCGCAGCACCAACGTCAACGCCAAGGACGAGGACCAGTACACCGCTCTGCACTGGGCTGCTCAGAACGGGGACGAGGCCATCACGCGCCTGCTGCTGGACCGCGGGGCAAACATCAACGAGGCCGACGGTCAGGGACGCACGCCGGCTCACGTGGCCTGCCAGCACGGCCAGGAGAACGTGATCCGCGTGCTGCTGAGCCGCGGCGCCGATGTTCAAATCAAAGGGAAGGACAACTGGACGGCGCTCCACCTGGCGGCCTGGCAGGGTCACCTGGGCATCGTGAAGCTGCTCGTGAAGCAAGCAGGTGCAGACGTGGACGGGCAGACGACAGACGGACGCACGCCGCTACACCTAGCATCCCAAAGGGGGCAGTACAGAGTGGCGAGGATCCTGATTGAACTAGGAGCAGATATCCACACGACGTCTGCCGGGttaaacacacagctgcatgTGGCGGCGGAGACGGGTCACACCAGCACCTCTCGCCTTCTGATCAAACACAAGGCGGACATCCACGCCCAGAACGCCAAGGGACTCACCCCTCTCCACCTGGCCTCCCAACGAGGTCACCTCGCCACCGTAAAGATGTTAATAGAAGAAGGAGCAGACCCCCAGAGATCCAACCAGGCCCTCCGCACCCCTGGCCACCTGGCAGCGGAGAACGGACACTGTGAAGTCCTGAAAGAGCTGCTCCTCCACTGCCCAGAAGGTGGCGCTCTGTTAGACGAGCAGGGGCTCAGTCCGTTACACCTGGCTGTGCAGGGCGGATACTCGAACATCATCACCATGCTGCTGCCACAGGACTGCAAGGACTTAATCACTGACAGCTCGGTGACACCAGCGGCTGAAGAGCCTGCAGAGCCGGAGGTCAAGCCGCTCCAGAGGAAAGTCGTCATCCTCAAACTGACCGAGCACCACGACGACTGTCCACAACCAAGTGGATCACAGTGTGCCACAGCACTCTGCTAA